The following are encoded together in the Brassica napus cultivar Da-Ae chromosome A9, Da-Ae, whole genome shotgun sequence genome:
- the LOC125578275 gene encoding putative ALA-interacting subunit 2, which yields MMEVEGSNTSMNRSPQSSFVRSKALYQFKQQKLPACKPVLTPTSVITVFMLMGFVFIPIGFVTLRASRDAIEIVDRYDVECIPEEYRTNKLSYITDSSILKNCTRYLKVQKFMKAPIFIYYQLDNYYQNHRRYVKSRSDQQLLHGQEYSHTSACEPEESSNGLPIVPCGLIAWSMFNDTFTFTRESAKLKVSRSNIAWKSDREHKFGKDVYPFNFQNGSLIGGAKLDPKVPLSDQEDFIVWMRAAALLSFRKLYGRIEEDLEPGNVVVVNLMNNYNTYSFSGQKKLILSTSSWLGGRNDFLGITYLVVGASSIIISIIFMLLHLKNPRPYGDNSWNKKSLSS from the exons CGATCCAAAG CTTTGTATCAGTTCAAGCAGCAGAAGCTCCCAGCTTGTAAGCCAGTCTTAACACCAACGTCG GTTATAACAGTGTTTATGTTGatgggttttgttttcattccCATTGGCTTCGTTACCCTCCGTGCTTCTCGTGAT GCTATTGAAATTGTAGACCGGTATGATGTTGAGTGCATTCCTGAAGAATATAGAACCAACAAACTCTCTTACATTACAGATTCATCCATCCTTAAGAACTGTACTCGCTACTTAAAG GTACAAAAGTTTATGAAAGCtcctatttttatctactaccAGCTTGATAACTACTATCAAAACCACCGCCG GTATGTAAAGAGTAGAAGTGATCAACAACTGTTACATGGACAGGAGTATAGCCACACAAGTGCCTGTGAACCCGAGGAGTCATCTAATGGTCTCCCCATTGTCCCTTGTGGGTTAATAGCTTGGAGTATGTTCAATGATACATTTACCTTTACTCGTGAAAGCGCAAAACTGAAGGTTAGCCGGAGTAACATTGCCTGGAAGAGTGACCGTGAGCACAAGTTTGGAAAGGATGTCTATCCTTTCAATTTCCAGAACGGATCTTTGATTGGTGGAGCTAAGTTGGATCCAAAAGTTCCA CTAAGTGACCAAGAGGACTTTATTGTGTGGATGCGAGCAGCTGCTCTACTAAGCTTCAGGAAACTATACGGAAGAATCGAAGAGGACTTGGAACCAGGGAACGTTGTTGTGGTGAATTTGATGAACAACTACAACACTTACAGCTTTAGTGGGCAGAAGAAGCTTATTCTCTCCACGTCAAGTTGGTTAGGAGGAAGAAATGATTTTCTCGGCATCACATATCTCGTCGTTGGTGCCTCTTCCATAATCATATCCATCATCTTCATGTTGCTCCATTTGAAAAATCCGAG GCCTTATGGAGACAATTCTTGGAACAAGAAAAGCCTTTCGAGTTGA